The genomic DNA TACTAACTCACCCAGTCACACTGAGGCGTATTAACACACCCAGTCACACTGAGGCGTACTAACACAGCGAGTCACACTGAGGCGTATTAACACACCCAGTCACACTGAGGCATACTAACACAGCGAGTCACACTGAGGTATATTAACACACCTAGTCACACTGAGGCATATTAACACACCCAGTCACACTGAGGTGTACTAACACGGCGAGTCACACTGAGGCATATTAACACACCCAGTCACACTGAGGCATACTAACTCACCCAGTCACACTGAGGCATACTAACTCACCCAGTCACACTGAGGCGTATTAACACACCCAGTCACACTGAGGCGTACTAACACAGCCAGTCACACTGAGCCGTACTAACACAGCCAGTCACACTGAGGCATACTAACACAGCCAGTTACACTGAGCCGTACTAACACAGCCAGTCACACTGAGGCATATTAACACAGCAAAGCACACTGAAGCATATTAACAGACTCTCCCATTTCCTGGGCAAACATTACTGGAGAGAAGCTTTCTGAAAGTGAGTAATATATGCATGCTGTACTGAACGTGGCCTCTAGTGGCCGCTAGAGTAAAGGCAGGACGGCCAACCTGTTTGATCTTCTCGCGGTCCTGCTCGGGCGTGCCCGTGGAGGTGATGCGCAGGCTCTTTTTGAACATGGCCATGCGCGTCTTGGCCTCGCTGCGCTGGATCTTGGGCAGGCGGCCTCTCTCCTGGGCCTGCCTGTTCTTCATCTCCTCCACCAGCCTCTGGTTGTACCTCTGCATCTGCTCCATTTCCTGCGCGCGACAGGAAGGAAGACCCAGCTCACTTCCTACAGCCCACCTGTACTTCTCACCACTTCCTGGCCATTCCCACAGAGACTGGGGAAGCGCAGGCAGAAAGCATCCACCCAGTGACATTGAAGTTTTTCTATTGGTTTTTAACAGTCTGGTTCATGATAGGTGGAGCTTCTCTCTTTTCTACAAGGTGATACCACTGCTGAATTCTGCCCATTATGTTCTCTATAACGCAGGGCTGCATATCCTCATTATATTCTCTATACAGCAGGGCTGTACATCCTCATTATATTCTCCATACAGCAGGGTCATATATACACAGCAGTTCCTCTGGCTCACCTTCTCGTGCCTCTTCAGCAGCTGGTGCCTCTGCATGAAGTACTGATCCTTCAGCTGCTGCTTGAACAGCTGGTGCTTCTCCTGCAGGTGGCGCTCTTCCAGCTCCCACATGGCTGCTTCACGGGCTGGAGAGACAGAACACATACATGTggacacgcatacacgcacatacacacacacaaacgcacccatgcacacacacaagcacacacgcacacacacgcattcatacacatgcacacacatacacacgcacgcacccatgcacacacatacacacacacacgcattcatgcacacacacacacacacacacattcgtgcacacaggcacacacacacacacacacacatgcacaagcacacaaacacagacatgcacaagcATACATATACGTAATTTATTACAACAATATATCAAACAAATGTGATAATAAAGTTGTGTAATCAAATACAtggtaaattattaaatattacttgttatattaaataatttaagacaAATACTGAACTAGTGAGGAGAAGAGAATTAAGAAATATCTACTACATTATCAAGAACACAtacaattttggaaaaaaaaacctactgtaactattatttaattcatatccaCAAAGCGGTTTAACACGTTTCAATGTGAGACAAGTGTCGCACGACATTTTGCATTCATACTTCGGCGAAGGGCTGTGGAGAGGGTTCTGTTGTCTCTATGGTAACGAGGCGCCAAACCGctgatgtttatgtgtgtgaaaaCGTTGCGGCGCCCAGTGAAATTACAGAGAAACACGGgagaaataaatttaatatctactttttaaaaaatgatgcaaatgagaaaaagaagGTGGTCTGTCACTCAGATAAACCGGAAGTAATTACGTATCCATGACAATGAATTGCGATGTTCCATCTGGCTGTCCAATCAACACTATGTGACAAAGTATGTAAGTTCTGCGACATAACAAAATTTTAGAGGTGcatgacactgaaaaaaagtgttaaaattTATTGTCATGCGACACTTGTCAAAGGGGTTGTGTGacgaagtataaatcaggcatGAAGGATGGCATTTCAGAAAACCATAAGCCACTGAACATCCTGGTGAGCTGcatttgacccctgacctctgagcAGCTGCTGTTTGTGGTTGAGGCAGTCGCGTTCAATGGTGGCGATCTCGTGCTTGTGCTGCTGGATGATCTTCTTCAGAGCACTGtccagctcctgctgctgcttctgcagaAATTCCTGCTCCtgaggacggacggacggacggacggacagaacAAAGATGTTAGCACCCTCTCCTGAAATACTCATCGCACTAGAGCCTCCCAGAACAGCaagccaaaaacacacaagtTCTCCCAGTAACAAGCCAAACATCATCACAAACAGGCCAGACAAATGACTGCATTCAGAAACCAAAAAGACACTCAGTTCATGATGAACGAAGAGAGGCAGTAAGGAACTTTAGGCtaacagttttaaaatacattttaagagtAGCTCATCGTAGAATAGAACCGGAACTCACAATATTGAAACTCACTACATTCACTCTCTTCCTTCAGTTGTTAAACATGATTATTGAAATACTAGACTTTTCTTACCCACCCAAATCCACAAGCAGAGTATGTTTGTGTTGTCTTATTTGCTCCACCttttgaggcttttttttttttagtcaatgCTGAGGAATCTTGTTTTCCGGCTATTTTATATCAAACtgtaaaatactttatttttattataaaatagaatgttatatattttaaaatcaaactattttatatttctgacaTCAATAATAGTCAATTTTTCTTCAGGAActcacatttaaatgtgaaaaaagcacGTGGTCTGTTAAAATCAGACTCAGTGGGTATATCATTCACAATAAACGTGGCTATGCTGAAGAGCAAGTGGATAAAGAGGAACTTTATCATAAAGAGTGAATCACGGCAATAACTCAGTGACTCGAGCTTGGAGTAAATCTCTTACATTTAAAGAAGTGATAGCATCGCACAGActcatgttttttgtgtgctttttcagctttatttgatagatcagtgtagagagacaggaaaaactaggaggagagagagggagagacgtgcgacaaaggtcggcggtcggactcgaaccgtcGACGTCGCGGTTCGCAATGAGCATATGGAAAGCGCTCTACGGGCTACGCCACACGAGGCACACCCCACACAGTTATGCATATGGTGGCTTCATGGGTGGCTGAAACGTAGCAAAATGATGCATGAGCTACCACAGTAAAACTCGCCTAGTTTTAGCATTCAGACTTAATGACACAAATGTCATTTGATATTGTCATGGCTGCATTCTGTAGAGCATGTTCTGGATTTCACAGGACCAAAGATAGTGAGAAAAAAGCCAAGCCGATCAAGTCAAAGGCTGAACTCAAAATGAGTCCCAAGGACAGAGCGATAATcccattcttaattataatccATCGTCAACTTTCAGCTGAACGTCGAGCCAGTGGGACAGAGATCGGTGCGACTGAAGAAACGTTTGTAGaaaatattcaaacattttttaggaggaaaaatgtttgcaatgttTGCAAAAGGCCACTGCAACAACCAGTGACAGCACTCCAAAACAACACGGCTTTGCTCACATGTGCCATCTTCATTTTTAGCGCTTGCCATTGCTGGGACTAATTTGGGCAGCACTGCTGGGGCTGATTTGGGCAGCATTGCTGAGGCAGATCTCGGCATCACCACTCAAGATGATTTATCTGACTATCTGACTCTCCAACTTTTGCGCTCCAGTTTTAATATAACCAGTAGGCAAAAATGCCTTCATCAGAGCTTTAGTCAGGGGACAGGACAGGAATATCAGAGACACTAAAATGATGCACTCCTTCATCCCAACAATCGCTTCTAGTCACttcaaaaaatctatttattggCGTAAGAGTAACTTTTTTTGACCCAAGCCAGTTTAgtgtggcaaaaataaataataagaagcagctgcaataaaaatgaataaaattgatGGACATTCTGGTCCTGCATCTTTGGTTTTCCACTTAGCCCACACAtagtgaaacttttttttttttgcacacaagGCAACACATTCAGTGCTGAACCAGAGAAGAGCACATGTGAgccctgagagagggagggagagagagagagaggggggagagagggagagaggggggagggaagagggaagggTGCCACTTACATCCTGCATCTGAGCGTTGAAGAGAGTGCACGAGGACACCTGAAAAGACTGTACCATAACCTGGGCCACGGCCTGCGGGTCAGAAGAGACGGGACTCCCCGAAATCAGCACCGTGCTGAAAACCaggaccagccccccccccccctcgcccactcccacccctccacacagcACCACATACACCTGGGGACTGGAGGTGGGACGGGGAGCTGGGAATGCTGGGACAGAAGCGCGGGAAGGTTCCGGTCAGGAGCTCTTCGGGGTCTACTCGCTCGGTTAGCGTCGCGGTTATCCGGCGTCAGTCTTTCCACGCGGCGGTAAACGTGCAGGCGTGCGGTGCAGTTAGTAACCGGCCTGCCGACCGATAGGCCGGCCCCTGACCTACCAGCGCAATATGCGATATTACACCTCCGGGGACCCCTGCCGAGGTTCGTTAAGCTCATTTAAGAACGTGCAGACAGATGAACGCATGTGAAATGAGGGGACTCTTGGAAGGGGAGAAGAGCGTAGATGAGCGGGAGAGGAGCGTAGTTTTGTTGGAGAAGAGCGTAGTTGAGCTGGAGAAGAGCGTAGTTGAGCTGGAGAAGAGCGTAGTTATGCAGGAGAAGAACGTAGCTGAGCTGGAGAACAGCGTAGTTGAGTGTAGAGGAGCGTGGCTGAACTTAATAAGAGCGTAGCTGAGCTGGAGAAGAGCGTAGTTGAGCTGGAGAAGATCACAGTTGAGCGTAGAAGAGCGTAGTTGAGCAGGAGAAGAGCATAGTTGAGCTGGATAAGAGCGTAGTTGAGTGGGAGAAGAGCGTAGTTGAGTGGGAGAAGAGCGTGGTTGAGCGTAGAAGAGCGTAGTTGAGCAGGAGAAGAGCATAGTTGAGCTGGAGAAGAGCATAGTTGAGCTGGAGAAGAGCATAGTTGAGCAGGAGAAGAGTGCAGCTGAGCTGAAGAAGAGCGTAATTGAGCGTAGAAGAGCGTAGTTAAGGAGGCTGGGAAAGGCAGGGCTTTACCTCTTCGTGCTGCTGGACTGACAGGTCTTCCTTTATCCGTTTCATGAGATCTCTCCTCATGTGTTTGGGCGACTGgctcacttcctgcttcacCTACAGCGTGAGCACGCAGACCGTGGGAAAGAGCCTCACAGGCGTCTGTCACGGCGGCCATGTTAGACGGAAAAGCGCAGAGCAGCCCGGTTACACGGCTCAGTGCCGTTACTCCCCGAAACAGCGCCGCAGAGACAGAAAAGCGTCCGATCACCGCCGCAGAATCAAACCCCGATCACCTCTGGAAGGAAAGAtcccaggaggaagaggaggaacgTTCCGGAAATGAAGGGAGCAACCGATTCCCGGGAAGAGCTTAGTCAGCGTTAGGGTTTCGACCGTAGAGTCGCGGAAGGGAAGATGTTAACCTGTTAACGCCAAAGCCAGTCCTACAGCCCCAGCTCTTTGGAGGAGGAGTCCAAAGCGCTCTTGTGAACGGTCGCGGGTGCACAGTAACACTCTCCACTGTGCACAGGAGTGCAGACGGCTGCAGTTTCTCCTGTTCCAGCAGCCGGCATCCCACCTTAGCTGAGATGCCTTTGCCAGTGCAGATTTACAACAGATTTATTATCGCAATTCAAATCCTGGCACGTGATTCGTTGGGTCGTGCTGTCCAATGATATGTCAGCGTGCACCTGACTACAGAGAGGacgggagaggcagggaggggagatAAGCCTTCAATCAcggtaaggtttttttttgccagatgAACCCAAGTCTTGAAGAGCTGACAGCACCATCCTATGGAAAGCCAAGAGGGTCACAATTCGCCTGGTTTTCCCCGGTGTCTCAATTCCTAAAATACGTCATCCGCCGTTAATAAAACGCCACCACGCAAAAATAAACACCACTCGATTATGTTACAATGGCAGGCGATGTATTTTTAGAATTAAGATTCCAGGGAAAACCAGGAGAAATATGACCCTTTTGGCTTTCCATACCATCCCACCACCATAACCAGAtcgcacacccccacacaccgtACGAGTTCCCGttaccacacatgcacatgaaatACAGCACATTCCAAAAGAACTACAGCATCAAAAACAGCAAGTATGACTATTAGACAGTGTTATACAAATACTTATCTGCATAAGCTAACTGCACTAGCATAACAGTGCTAAGAtttttacataaacataaaaattttacataaacaaataaacacagaacatTTGACAAATTCtcctgacaaaaacaaatatctAGCTGCATAATGCTAATAACAAGAGCTGTCACTCACTGTTGTTGCCATATTCATTTTAGATTAGCAGACAGTCCAGCCAATCCTGAGTGAAAGCcatgcatttattataataGGCCTGTGTGTAATGGTAGCGCTTGTATCAGAGAAACCTTGCTCCACACCACCCCAGAACATGTAGGTGTTCCTGAATCACACAACCAGGCAAGAGCAGATTACTCTGCTTCCCGTGTTTCCACACTGCAAGCCAGTTAGGAAcgcaaggcattctgggatcGATATCAAAAACAGGTATGTAGCAGTAGTCTAGCCGTAGTGGCTGATGTTTTATATTATAgcacacatgcaaactgcaAACCAGTTTCCATATTAATAGAAGCAGATGAGAACAGATATTCGCCGATGAAGGAAAAATGCCAGTaaagcttaaaaataaaaaaatatataaagaggTTCAGATGACTATGAAACTTTCTGAACTTTCTTAATTTACAGCATCTTTCACCTCTCTGGCGCACGCATGCAGCGTTACCATAGCAGCCGTAATCTCAACTCATTGGCCCGTACAGAGAAAGGAGCTGCAAGTTTATTGGCCGATGCTGATACAACCCCAATATTATCTTGAGGCTAACGCAATTGAACAGGACACACACCTGCCGCCACTCATACGTCCTGTTAAAATCTCAACGGTGCGGAGGAACTGAAGCGCATGCATCACAGCCGAGGACACACGGCTGCTCAGTCTCCCCAGAAACACCCTCAAACCAGTTTGCGCCCCAAAACGTAAGTAAGGTACAGCGGTCCATATGAGAAGCAACAGCAGAAACTAGGACAAATCTTACTAATTAAATGACGCAGTGACTGAAGTGACGCTTCAAAACATCACCATCTAAATACTACTTCACAATATTTCTGTCAGTTTCAGGTTAAAACTGTACGATATAAGGGTGAGCGTTCATGAACCCCAGAATATGTGGGGCTGTCATGTACCAGCAATGACTCTGATCTGAACCAATCGTAATGCACCACACAGGAAAATGAGCCAATGACTGCAGGCATATGGAAGCTCCACCTACATCAGCGGTTCATGAAGTCTCAGACCGGCCAATGAACAGCTGCGGAACAGCCAGGCCCCTGGATCTGAGGGCGAGCGGTCACCTCTTTTACACCTTCAGCTGTATTACCACCCAGAGTGCTTAGCGATCGGATAACAGCGAGGCAGGGAGAGGTGTGGCACTGAGGCAGCGGTGATAATGAGGAATTAAGAGAGCCAGCACCAGAAAGCAGAGATTACAGCAGCCTAAGACCCATCAATATGGCAACAACCAGCGTGCCCTACGGCAGTGTGGGTGTGTCATACAGCAGTGTGGGCGTGTCTTACAGCAGTGTGGGCGTGCCCTACGGCAGTGTGGGCGTGTCTTACAGCAGTGTGGGTGTGTCATACAGCAGTGTGGGCGTGCCCTATGGCAGTGTGGGCGTGTCTTACAGCAGTGTGGGCGTGTCCTGCAGCAGTGTTGGGCGTGTCCTACGGCAGTGTGGGCGTGTCTTACAGCAGTGTGGGCGTGTCATACAGCATGTGGGCGTGTCCTGCAGCAGTGTTGGGCGTGTCCTATGGCAGTGTGGGTGTGTCATACAGCATGCGGGCTTGTCCTACGGCAGTGTGGGCGTGTCATACAGCGTGGTGGGCGTGTCCTGCAGCAGTGTTGGGCGTGTCCTATGGCAGTGTGGGCGTGCCCTACGGCAGTGTGGGCATGTCCTGCAGCAGTGTTGGGCGTGTCATACAGCGTGGTGGGCGTGTCCTGCAGCAGTGTTGGGCGTGTCCTACAGCAGTGAGGGCGTGTCCTGTAGCAGTGTTGGGCGTGTCCTACAGCAGTGTGGGCGTGTCCTACAGCAGTGTGGGCGTGTCCTACAGCAGTGTGGGCGTGTCCTGCAGCAGTGTTGGGCGTGTCCTACAGCAGTGTGGGCGTGTCCTGCAGCAGTGTTGGGCGTGTCCTACAGCAGTGTGGGCGTGTCCTGCAGCAGTGTTGGGTGTGTCCTATGGCAGTGTGGGCGTGTCCTACAGCAGTGTAGGCGTGTCCTGTAGCAGTGTTGGGCGTGTCCTACAGCAGTGTGGGCGTGTCCTACAGCAGTGTGGGCGTGTCCTACAGCAGTGTGGGCGTGTCCTACAGCAGTGTGGGCGTGTCCCACAGCTCCGTTAGGCGGTTCCCCACCTCTTTCCGGCGGTTCTTCATCACGCTCTGGAACTTGGACAGCTCCTTGTCCTGCTCGGCCTTGATGCGCTTGGCCTCGTCCCGCAGCCGGCTGGTGTGCTCCTGCTCCAGCCGCTCGATGGTCTGCTTCTGCTGCTTCTCCAGGTTCTCCACCTCCTGGTCGTACTGCCGCTTCTTACCCTGAGGGGTTCATGGGAAGGCACAGCCGTCAAGACCGTTTATGGCTTCATAACCAATAGGTATACTTCAGTACTTTTTAAATCCACGTTATTCAGTTAGGAGTGGGAAAGGCCCTTTCAACAGGGAGCTATCTACAAGCCACTGGATCTATAATGAGGGCATTTTAATAGGAATAACGCTGACATCACAGCAGACAgtttgtaaatgcatttctgGCAAGTCTGCCACAAAATGAGGAAATTCCTGTTCTACAAATATGGTATAAACACACGGGGTAAGAGCggaggctcatgggaaatgtagttctgaGGATGCGGAGGGGGACTCACCGTCATCTCCTGCTCGAAGCGGCGGAAGATGTGCTCCTTCTGCTGCTCCAGCTTGttgctgagctgctgctgcgcTTTCTGCTCCTCCCGCTGCAGCAGCCTCAGCTCCCGCAGCTCCTGCCGCCTGCCAGAGCACAGCCGCCAACAGCACCGTCTTATCCACTGATttacactcatttacacactgatTTATCCACTGATTTAtgcactcatttacacactgatTTACACACTCATTTAGGCACTGATTTACACACTGATTTAtgcactcatttacacactgatTTATGCACAAATTTATACACTGATTTATGCACTCGTTTACACACTGATTTACACATTCATTTAGGCACTGAtttacacactcattcacactgaTTTACACACTGATTTACGCACCGATTTACGCACAAATTTACACAGATTTACGCACTCATGTACGCACTGATGTACgcactcatttacacactgatTTACGCACTCATTTAGACACTGATTTACGCACTCGTTTACACACTGATTTATGCACCCATTTACACACTGATTTAtgcactcatttacacactgacTTATGCATGGATTTACACAGTGATGCAGTTGAACAGGGATTTCAAATCCATGAACTTTTCTCTTTAATTCCACAGCGTAACTTCATACCTGAGGAACCTCATCTCTTCGTTTTTGGTGTCGTGGTCCGTCACGATCTTGGACGTGGTGACGCTGACCTCCACGCCGTCCACCATGAACTTACGGGTCTTCTTCAGGGTCTTCTTCTGCCGCTTGGTGTCCTGCGCGGGGAAAGATGGAGCCTATGCTCAATCCGGCCAATGCCCACACACACCGGCCCAACACCCTGCTCTCCACAATCAGCCTGTTTCAGCGTTCTTACTCGCTACGTTCTGTAAGCCGCTCAGCTAACAGagtgtaatgtaacgtaattaTAGCCGGGTCTCAAACGCAGGCCCAGAGGAGGCCAGACGGGGGCGTTACCTGGATGGACACGGAGCCGGTCTCCTTGTTCTTGCTGAGGAAGCTGGAGATGGACAGGTTCGTGTCCGCGTTGTTGTTTTCGGTCGTGGAGCTGCTGCCGGAGTCCGaatccttctctttctctttctccttctccaccGGCGcggccctctcctcctccaccacccaaGCCACTTTCTCCACTTTCACCGCCTCAGTCTCCTTcgctttttcttcctcttccttcacCTCTTCTTTCACCTCTGCgttctctgcctcctcttccgGCACCTTCTCTCCGGCTGGGGTGGGGGCCGGGGTAGCCTCCTCCGGGCTCTTCTCCGGCTCGGTCACGGTGATAGTCACCTGGGCCAGCCCAGGGGGCTCgctgggaggcggggctgcCTCCTCCGCAGctttggctccgcccccaggagCCTCAGCCCCACCCTCTGCTGGAGCTGCCTCCCTCACGCTGACCTCCTCTTCTGAAGgtttctgctcctcctcccccttctccttgGACGCTTCCTCCTGGTCCTCCTGGCTGGGCGTGGTGCTGGGACCCTCCGTGGCTCCTTTGGCAGGGCTGCCCTTCGCTCCCAAAGCTGAGGGctcctcaccctcaccctcagcCCCCTCCTGTGCAGgagcccccctcccttcctccgcCGGGACCTCTGGAGTCCTCTCCTCCTGGGGCTcgctcttcttctcctcctctcccactccctccggAGCGGCCTGCGCCTCGGCCCGGTCGCTCGGACCCGGAGCCGGCCCGGcgtctggctccgccccctccccggcgggctccgccccctccccggcgggctccgccccctccccggcgGCCTCGTTCCCGGCGTCGCTCTCGCCGTGCTCCGGCTCGCTGGCGCCGATGCCCTCGTCCGACAGCCTGTCGCTGGAGACGTCCGGCTCCGCCTTCTCCGAGACGGACTCCAGGATGGAGGCGGACTGCGACAGCTTCTCGTCCTCCGAGCTCCCGACGCTGCCGTCCGACGGGGCGCGCTTGTGCCCGGGCacggcctgcagggggcgcaaaCGTACGGCCCGAGcgttacacgcacacatgccacCAGGGAGGCTACATAAGACCAAGAACGGGTACCGAAACCCAGTACCACTACGGCACCGGTTCCCCGGATAGTAGTCCTACCAGACCGAATCACAACACAGATTTCG from Anguilla rostrata isolate EN2019 chromosome 18, ASM1855537v3, whole genome shotgun sequence includes the following:
- the slka gene encoding STE20-like serine/threonine-protein kinase isoform X1 translates to MSFFNFRKIFKLGSEKKKKQYEHVHRDLNPEDVWEIIGELGDGAFGKVYKAQNKETGILAAAKVIDTKTEEELEDYMVEIEILASCDHPNIVKLLDAFYYESKLWILIEFCGGGAVDAVMLELERPLTEPQIRVVCKQTLDALAYLHENKVIHRDLKAGNILFTLEGDIKLADFGVSAKNTKTLQRRDSFIGTPYWMAPEVVMCETSKDRPYDHKADIWSLGVTLIELAQIEPPNHEMNPMRVLLKIAKSEPPTLMQPSRWSPEFSDFLRKCLDKNVDNRWSTAQLLQHPFVSSVTNSRPVRELIAEAKAEVTEEIEENKEEEEDEEPEPQLAVPGHKRAPSDGSVGSSEDEKLSQSASILESVSEKAEPDVSSDRLSDEGIGASEPEHGESDAGNEAAGEGAEPAGEGAEPAGEGAEPDAGPAPGPSDRAEAQAAPEGVGEEEKKSEPQEERTPEVPAEEGRGAPAQEGAEGEGEEPSALGAKGSPAKGATEGPSTTPSQEDQEEASKEKGEEEQKPSEEEVSVREAAPAEGGAEAPGGGAKAAEEAAPPPSEPPGLAQVTITVTEPEKSPEEATPAPTPAGEKVPEEEAENAEVKEEVKEEEEKAKETEAVKVEKVAWVVEEERAAPVEKEKEKEKDSDSGSSSTTENNNADTNLSISSFLSKNKETGSVSIQDTKRQKKTLKKTRKFMVDGVEVSVTTSKIVTDHDTKNEEMRFLRRQELRELRLLQREEQKAQQQLSNKLEQQKEHIFRRFEQEMTGKKRQYDQEVENLEKQQKQTIERLEQEHTSRLRDEAKRIKAEQDKELSKFQSVMKNRRKEVKQEVSQSPKHMRRDLMKRIKEDLSVQQHEEEQEFLQKQQQELDSALKKIIQQHKHEIATIERDCLNHKQQLLRAREAAMWELEERHLQEKHQLFKQQLKDQYFMQRHQLLKRHEKEMEQMQRYNQRLVEEMKNRQAQERGRLPKIQRSEAKTRMAMFKKSLRITSTGTPEQDREKIKQFAVQEEKRQKNERLHQHQKHENQMRDLQLQCDANARELQQLQNEKCHLLIEHETQKLKELDEEHSQELKEWRDKLRPRKKALEEEFARKLQEQEVFFKMSGESECLNPSAQSRVSKFYPVPSVHSSGS
- the slka gene encoding STE20-like serine/threonine-protein kinase isoform X2, producing the protein MSFFNFRKIFKLGSEKKKKQYEHVHRDLNPEDVWEIIGELGDGAFGKVYKAQNKETGILAAAKVIDTKTEEELEDYMVEIEILASCDHPNIVKLLDAFYYESKLWILIEFCGGGAVDAVMLELERPLTEPQIRVVCKQTLDALAYLHENKVIHRDLKAGNILFTLEGDIKLADFGVSAKNTKTLQRRDSFIGTPYWMAPEVVMCETSKDRPYDHKADIWSLGVTLIELAQIEPPNHEMNPMRVLLKIAKSEPPTLMQPSRWSPEFSDFLRKCLDKNVDNRWSTAQLLQHPFVSSVTNSRPVRELIAEAKAEVTEEIEENKEEEEDEEPEPQLAVPGHKRAPSDGSVGSSEDEKLSQSASILESVSEKAEPDVSSDRLSDEGIGASEPEHGESDAGNEAAGEGAEPAGEGAEPAGEGAEPDAGPAPGPSDRAEAQAAPEGVGEEEKKSEPQEERTPEVPAEEGRGAPAQEGAEGEGEEPSALGAKGSPAKGATEGPSTTPSQEDQEEASKEKGEEEQKPSEEEVSVREAAPAEGGAEAPGGGAKAAEEAAPPPSEPPGLAQVTITVTEPEKSPEEATPAPTPAGEKVPEEEAENAEVKEEVKEEEEKAKETEAVKVEKVAWVVEEERAAPVEKEKEKEKDSDSGSSSTTENNNADTNLSISSFLSKNKETGSVSIQDTKRQKKTLKKTRKFMVDGVEVSVTTSKIVTDHDTKNEEMRFLRRQELRELRLLQREEQKAQQQLSNKLEQQKEHIFRRFEQEMTGKKRQYDQEVENLEKQQKQTIERLEQEHTSRLRDEAKRIKAEQDKELSKFQSVMKNRRKEAVAQVMVQSFQVSSCTLFNAQMQDEQEFLQKQQQELDSALKKIIQQHKHEIATIERDCLNHKQQLLRAREAAMWELEERHLQEKHQLFKQQLKDQYFMQRHQLLKRHEKEMEQMQRYNQRLVEEMKNRQAQERGRLPKIQRSEAKTRMAMFKKSLRITSTGTPEQDREKIKQFAVQEEKRQKNERLHQHQKHENQMRDLQLQCDANARELQQLQNEKCHLLIEHETQKLKELDEEHSQELKEWRDKLRPRKKALEEEFARKLQEQEVFFKMSGESECLNPSAQSRVSKFYPVPSVHSSGS
- the slka gene encoding STE20-like serine/threonine-protein kinase isoform X3, which gives rise to MSFFNFRKIFKLGSEKKKKQYEHVHRDLNPEDVWEIIGELGDGAFGKVYKAQNKETGILAAAKVIDTKTEEELEDYMVEIEILASCDHPNIVKLLDAFYYESKLWILIEFCGGGAVDAVMLELERPLTEPQIRVVCKQTLDALAYLHENKVIHRDLKAGNILFTLEGDIKLADFGVSAKNTKTLQRRDSFIGTPYWMAPEVVMCETSKDRPYDHKADIWSLGVTLIELAQIEPPNHEMNPMRVLLKIAKSEPPTLMQPSRWSPEFSDFLRKCLDKNVDNRWSTAQLLQHPFVSSVTNSRPVRELIAEAKAEVTEEIEENKEEEEDEEPEPQLAVPGHKRAPSDGSVGSSEDEKLSQSASILESVSEKAEPDVSSDRLSDEGIGASEPEHGESDAGNEAAGEGAEPAGEGAEPAGEGAEPDAGPAPGPSDRAEAQAAPEGVGEEEKKSEPQEERTPEVPAEEGRGAPAQEGAEGEGEEPSALGAKGSPAKGATEGPSTTPSQEDQEEASKEKGEEEQKPSEEEVSVREAAPAEGGAEAPGGGAKAAEEAAPPPSEPPGLAQVTITVTEPEKSPEEATPAPTPAGEKVPEEEAENAEVKEEVKEEEEKAKETEAVKVEKVAWVVEEERAAPVEKEKEKEKDSDSGSSSTTENNNADTNLSISSFLSKNKETGSVSIQDTKRQKKTLKKTRKFMVDGVEVSVTTSKIVTDHDTKNEEMRFLRRQELRELRLLQREEQKAQQQLSNKLEQQKEHIFRRFEQEMTGKKRQYDQEVENLEKQQKQTIERLEQEHTSRLRDEAKRIKAEQDKELSKFQSVMKNRRKEEQEFLQKQQQELDSALKKIIQQHKHEIATIERDCLNHKQQLLRAREAAMWELEERHLQEKHQLFKQQLKDQYFMQRHQLLKRHEKEMEQMQRYNQRLVEEMKNRQAQERGRLPKIQRSEAKTRMAMFKKSLRITSTGTPEQDREKIKQFAVQEEKRQKNERLHQHQKHENQMRDLQLQCDANARELQQLQNEKCHLLIEHETQKLKELDEEHSQELKEWRDKLRPRKKALEEEFARKLQEQEVFFKMSGESECLNPSAQSRVSKFYPVPSVHSSGS